One Mobula hypostoma chromosome X2, sMobHyp1.1, whole genome shotgun sequence genomic window carries:
- the LOC134340861 gene encoding uncharacterized protein LOC134340861, whose protein sequence is MKVLGIWFGGAEACNKNWRERTAKVKQKLGLWGGRSLSITGKNLVIRCEVLSGLLYLAQVWPVPRSYSSEITRAVFRFVWGSKMKRVRRTAMHKSLDNGGKNVPNVALTLMASFVCGCIKLCVDPRYVGTKYYYVPRFYLSPWLRRMGLAPLPRNTPVSWSLPPYLSFVEKFFKTNAFDHRAIRQWSARNVLQALQEKDVMDTVGWFPEQTVQFIWQNASSPDLTNRHKDLAWLAARGALPVRSLLYARNGSSTPRCPREDCNGVESGAHLFAHCGFAKKVWKRMEGTVLRCMPSSCAMSPA, encoded by the exons atgaaggtgttggggatctggttcggaggggccgaggcgtgcaacaagaactggcgggagcggactgccaaggtgaaacagaaactgggactgtggggagggcgctccctgtcgataacgggcaagaacctggtcatcaggtgtgaggtgctctcagggctgctgtacttggcgcaggtctggcccgtcccccgctcctacagctcggaaatcacccgggctgtcttcagattcgtctggggatccaagatgaagcgggtgagacggaccgccatgcacaagtccctggacaatgggggcaagaacgtccccaatgtcgccctcaccctgatggccagcttcgtgtgtggctgcatcaagtTGTGCGTGGATCCCAGATACGTGGGCACAAAGTACTACTATGTGCCTAGGTtttacctgtcgccctggctacgaaggatgggtctggcccctttACCGCGCAACACCcctgtcagctggtcgttgcccccttacctgtccttcgtagaaaaaTTCTTCAAGACCAACgcatttgaccacagggccattagacagtggtcggcacgtaatgtcctgcaggcactgcaggagaaggacgtgatggacacagtggggtggttcccggagcagactgtccagttcatctggcaaaatgcctcatcgccagatctcaccaacaggcacaaagACCTAGCCTGGCTGGCGgcgagaggggccctcccagtcagatccctcctgtacgcccggaacggtTCCTCCACACCCCGTTGCCCAAGGGAGGACTGTAATGGGGTGGAGTCGGGggctcacctctttgcacactgtgggttcgcaAAGAAGGTGTGGAAGAGAATGGAAGGGACAGTACTAAGATGCATGCCCAGCAGCTGC GCCATGTCGccagcttga